Proteins encoded by one window of Arachis ipaensis cultivar K30076 chromosome B04, Araip1.1, whole genome shotgun sequence:
- the LOC107639351 gene encoding uncharacterized protein LOC107639351, whose amino-acid sequence MQMHQNRFTMSKTTSALLILSLYVLANLNNGVEAAGRGSIPRTDAEKDHHNDLLYGPQHWFFFSPFFHPFWFGHLPPWFPHNHDNLAGPPLDIPPFKGDGGYGPGPFGGNGPPKGGGKGPIDVPPVKGGDGGYGGKGPIDVPPVKGGDGGYGGDGGKGPIVGPPIKGSDGGYPGDGGDVPIKGPPDGGYPGDGGDVPIKGPPDGGYPGDGGDGGYGDYGGYGGKGPIDVPPVKGGGGKGPIDGPPIKGDDVSYYGKSSLTGTEPPKRYKGHGLKGSTPLQGGGR is encoded by the exons ATGCAAATGCACCAAAATCGTTTCACTATGTCCAAAACCACTAGTGCTTTGCTAATTTTATCTCTCTATGTGTTGGCAAATCTGAACAACGGTGTTGAAGCTGCAGGGAGAGGTAGTATCCCTAGAACAGATGCTGAGAAAGATCACCACAATGATCTTCTCTATGGACCTCAACACTGGTTCTTTTTCTCCCCATTTTTTCATCCTTTTTGGTTCGGCCACTTGCCCCCTTGGTTTCCGCACAATCATGACAACCTCGCCGGCCCTCCTTTAGACATTCCACCTTTTAAAGGTGATGGAGGCTACGGCCCAGGCCCTTTCGGTGGGAATGGGCCTCCAAAAGGCGGTGGTAAAGGTCCCATAGATGTCCCTCCTGTTAAAGGTGGTGACGGAGGTTACGGTGGTAAAGGCCCTATTGACGTCCCTCCTGTTAAAGGTGGTGATGGAGGTTATGGTGGTGACGGTGGTAAAGGCCCTATTGTTGGTCCTCCTATTAAAGGTAGTGATGGCGGTTATCCCGGTGACGGTGGTGACGTTCCTATTAAGGGTCCTCCTGATGGAGGTTATCCCGGTGACGGTGGTGACGTTCCTATTAAGGGACCACCTGATGGAG GTTATCCCGGTGACGGTGGTGATGGAGGTTATGGGGATTATGGCGGTTATGGTGGTAAAGGACCTATTGATGTCCCTCCTGTTAAAGGTGGTGGTGGTAAAGGCCCTATAGACGGTCCTCCTATTAAAGGTGATGACGTCAGCTATTATGGTAAAAGCTCTTTGACCGGTACTGAACCTCCTAAACGTTATAAAGGCCATGGCTTAAAAGGATCAACTCCTCTGCAAGGTGGTGGCAGatag